The following coding sequences are from one Elusimicrobium minutum Pei191 window:
- a CDS encoding hybrid sensor histidine kinase/response regulator, protein MEETQIKILVVDDDNNLRETLADLLEMEGYYVYQAASGKECMDIVSSEFFNIIIMDYNLPDMTGLDIIKQIRSFNTETQILMVTAHASLNAMIGAMQESVYDFLIKPVDFTYLKRTIKRALEIFHLEQSNKELLEQLKKSNEDLKKLDNIKSKFFSIVSHDLSNSLMTLKMSFDMLKKKLVLDEDQEKKAGYMRESIDQIEHLIRDLVDWAAIEKGKLRIDKKNMELSSVIRNMVAVFKEKAMVSRGVNVVFDTSGDMMVLADEKRIKQVISNILENALRHSQDNGLIEVIVSKVDSKNAKVSIRDTGDGIDPADAPKLFDSFSQIGEKGKVGRLGLGLSISKDIVINHGGKIWAESEGRGKGTAFSFTLPLINN, encoded by the coding sequence ATGGAAGAAACTCAAATAAAAATATTGGTAGTTGACGACGATAATAATTTAAGAGAAACACTTGCCGACCTTTTGGAAATGGAGGGCTATTACGTATACCAGGCCGCCAGCGGCAAAGAGTGTATGGACATAGTTTCAAGCGAATTTTTTAATATTATAATTATGGACTATAACCTGCCTGATATGACGGGGCTTGATATTATTAAACAAATAAGAAGCTTTAATACCGAGACGCAGATTCTTATGGTTACCGCGCATGCCTCTCTTAACGCTATGATAGGCGCCATGCAGGAAAGCGTGTATGATTTTTTAATTAAACCCGTTGATTTTACTTATTTAAAAAGAACTATTAAAAGAGCTTTGGAAATTTTTCATCTTGAGCAAAGCAACAAAGAACTTTTAGAACAGCTTAAAAAAAGTAATGAGGATTTGAAGAAGCTTGATAACATAAAATCAAAATTTTTCTCAATAGTTTCGCATGACTTGTCTAATTCCTTAATGACTTTAAAAATGAGTTTTGACATGCTTAAAAAGAAGCTTGTGTTAGATGAAGACCAGGAAAAAAAAGCCGGGTACATGCGTGAAAGTATAGACCAGATTGAACATCTTATAAGAGATTTGGTTGACTGGGCGGCAATAGAAAAAGGCAAGTTAAGAATAGATAAAAAAAATATGGAGTTAAGCTCCGTTATAAGAAACATGGTTGCTGTATTTAAGGAAAAAGCCATGGTTTCGCGCGGAGTAAACGTTGTTTTTGACACTTCCGGAGACATGATGGTTTTGGCAGATGAAAAAAGGATTAAACAGGTAATATCCAATATCTTGGAAAACGCTTTAAGGCATAGCCAAGATAACGGATTGATAGAGGTAATTGTAAGTAAAGTTGACTCAAAAAATGCTAAAGTATCAATTAGAGATACTGGAGACGGTATAGACCCTGCGGACGCTCCCAAATTGTTTGACAGTTTTTCCCAAATCGGAGAGAAGGGAAAAGTGGGCAGGTTGGGGCTTGGTTTATCGATATCAAAAGATATTGTTATTAACCACGGCGGGAAGATTTGGGCTGAAAGCGAAGGTCGCGGTAAAGGCACTGCGTTTAGTTTTACCTTGCCGCTTATAAACAATTAA
- a CDS encoding PAS domain-containing sensor histidine kinase: protein MYKGKSKTLFWAIVKVLMLAALLPVIMLGVYMVEMDSRMIKAELLEKQSIMNVTIESNVRGYLGRKRGFLRSFISIHDTFSEHSGINKMDLSLLISMNEDAVAAAFMDVNGNIKEEVGDVNLAFTRNGEFNAIRYLTLNKKEDYVGVITREDNKDTMLIAVPYVYNGKSKGALIARFNITEMVEGIAEYFVDGVFYAIFTTDGNIVTSSGPVSEDVKRIMASSPGKRNSEIKFSDGRRYLVTTSIISATGWIVYVQQSSKSWTAIILKDSHALGVIFIMAVAVIILIVLLSKIAIKPIIEPVKILQESATLLGKGNFDYLPKLENMPSNEVGDLGRAFVSMAESLKKQREEVAKAEKELADTNAILEKKVEERTKQLGKATDALVKKERLAAIGEMASIISHEIRNPLAVISNSTHLIRAIVGEENPKLKRQFDIIDSEVRQANRIVEEVLGYARDRKQNITRVDLNSYLKDIVTTHPLPQGIRIVQNYDETHPAVNIDSEEIKQAVRNLITNAFDVMPDGGTLNIGTKAGKKVVCLYVCDEGTGMGEDTLLRIFTPFFTTKARGTGLGLAVVKKAVSNNKGKMFVESEPDQGTKFKIYLKRAE from the coding sequence ATGTATAAAGGTAAATCAAAAACATTATTTTGGGCTATTGTAAAGGTGCTTATGCTTGCCGCTTTGCTGCCTGTAATAATGCTTGGCGTTTATATGGTTGAAATGGATTCACGTATGATTAAAGCGGAGCTTTTGGAAAAACAAAGCATAATGAACGTGACCATAGAAAGTAATGTGCGTGGGTATCTGGGAAGAAAAAGGGGATTTTTGCGTTCTTTTATATCAATACATGATACCTTTTCCGAACATTCCGGCATAAATAAAATGGACTTATCTCTTCTTATTTCAATGAATGAGGACGCTGTCGCAGCTGCGTTTATGGATGTTAACGGAAATATAAAAGAAGAAGTGGGCGATGTTAACTTAGCTTTTACCCGCAATGGTGAATTTAACGCGATAAGATACTTAACCCTTAATAAAAAAGAAGACTACGTGGGTGTTATTACCCGTGAAGATAACAAGGACACTATGTTGATTGCCGTGCCTTATGTGTATAACGGTAAGTCAAAGGGCGCGCTGATAGCCAGGTTTAATATTACGGAGATGGTAGAAGGCATTGCGGAATATTTTGTAGACGGAGTTTTTTACGCTATTTTTACCACTGACGGAAATATCGTAACTTCTTCCGGCCCTGTAAGCGAAGATGTTAAAAGGATTATGGCTTCTTCACCCGGAAAAAGAAACAGTGAGATAAAATTCTCGGACGGAAGAAGATATCTTGTTACAACAAGTATAATAAGCGCCACGGGCTGGATAGTGTATGTTCAGCAAAGTTCCAAAAGCTGGACGGCTATTATTTTAAAAGATTCCCACGCTTTGGGTGTAATTTTTATAATGGCGGTTGCCGTAATTATTTTAATAGTGCTTTTAAGTAAAATAGCCATAAAGCCTATTATAGAACCTGTTAAAATTTTACAGGAATCAGCTACTCTTTTAGGCAAAGGTAATTTTGATTATCTTCCTAAGCTTGAAAATATGCCCTCTAATGAAGTGGGTGATTTGGGACGGGCTTTCGTAAGCATGGCGGAAAGTCTTAAAAAACAACGCGAGGAAGTTGCCAAAGCGGAAAAAGAACTGGCGGACACAAACGCTATTTTAGAGAAAAAAGTTGAAGAACGCACCAAGCAGCTTGGCAAAGCGACTGACGCTTTAGTTAAAAAAGAAAGGCTTGCCGCTATAGGGGAAATGGCGTCTATTATCAGTCATGAGATAAGAAACCCGCTTGCTGTTATAAGCAATTCAACGCATCTTATACGCGCTATTGTAGGGGAGGAAAACCCCAAACTTAAAAGACAGTTTGATATTATAGACAGCGAAGTAAGGCAGGCCAACAGAATTGTTGAAGAGGTTTTAGGCTACGCCAGAGACCGCAAACAAAATATTACACGCGTGGATTTGAACTCATATTTAAAAGATATCGTTACTACCCATCCATTGCCGCAAGGTATAAGAATTGTTCAGAATTATGATGAAACTCACCCTGCCGTTAACATAGATTCTGAGGAAATTAAACAGGCCGTGCGTAACCTAATAACTAACGCATTTGATGTTATGCCTGACGGCGGCACATTAAATATAGGAACGAAAGCAGGCAAAAAAGTTGTTTGTTTATATGTGTGCGACGAGGGCACAGGTATGGGGGAAGATACTTTGCTTAGAATATTTACGCCGTTTTTCACTACCAAGGCGCGTGGCACCGGGCTTGGTTTAGCCGTGGTAAAAAAAGCGGTATCAAACAACAAAGGTAAAATGTTTGTTGAAAGCGAGCCTGACCAGGGCACTAAATTTAAAATATATTTAAAGAGGGCAGAGTAA
- a CDS encoding response regulator transcription factor — MAEKKKKIRVVIVDDQTLFREGIKDVLTGEKWLEVVGEGSDGEEAVALAKKLKPDVILMDIKLPKLDGISATRKIREDNPAINVLMLSSFEDEAHVIEAIQAGANGYLSKMLPASELLNSIKTFTSEGLMIPQQLMGKLLHGLRKMGDNGTPSQALLTRTEIKVISLLGKGLSNKELATELSCSVKTIKNHLNSAFHKLGVGSRTEAVVKAIEKGLISSEDSRIL; from the coding sequence ATGGCAGAGAAAAAGAAAAAAATAAGAGTGGTTATTGTTGACGACCAAACACTTTTCAGGGAAGGCATTAAGGACGTTCTTACCGGCGAAAAATGGTTAGAAGTTGTAGGCGAAGGGTCGGACGGGGAAGAGGCTGTCGCTTTAGCCAAAAAACTTAAACCCGACGTGATTTTAATGGATATCAAACTGCCTAAACTTGACGGTATAAGCGCCACTCGTAAAATAAGGGAAGATAATCCCGCTATAAATGTGCTTATGTTATCAAGTTTTGAGGATGAAGCCCATGTTATTGAGGCTATTCAGGCCGGGGCCAACGGATATTTATCTAAAATGTTACCCGCATCGGAGCTTTTAAATTCCATTAAAACATTTACAAGCGAAGGACTTATGATTCCGCAGCAGCTTATGGGTAAACTTCTTCACGGTCTGCGTAAGATGGGAGACAACGGCACTCCGTCCCAGGCGCTTCTTACAAGGACGGAAATTAAAGTTATCAGCCTTTTAGGCAAAGGGCTTAGCAATAAAGAACTTGCGACGGAACTTAGTTGCAGTGTTAAAACAATTAAAAATCACTTAAACAGCGCGTTTCACAAACTTGGCGTGGGTAGCAGAACGGAAGCTGTTGTTAAGGCTATAGAAAAAGGTTTAATATCCTCGGAAGACAGCAGGATTTTATAA